A genomic stretch from Malus domestica chromosome 15, GDT2T_hap1 includes:
- the LOC103400309 gene encoding UDP-glycosyltransferase 74F2-like has protein sequence MEGDKGYRAHVLAVPYPAQGHINPLLQFCKRVSSKGKGIKVTLANTVFIANSLQSTSSGSVYFDTISDGYDEGGFAQAGSVADYLSRMEAVGSKTLAELIKKHQNSPQPIDCIVYDPFLPWALEVAKQFGMLACAFFTQTCTVNYTYYLQHHGKLTISSVPGLHDVLEPRDFPSFISVPGSFPAYFEMVLNQFSNTHKADFIFANTFYKLEQEAVDSMSKDCPNLLTIGPTIPSSYLDNSIKDDKDYGVHLFKSDSTCTDWLNTKPAGSVVYVAFGSMANLSDKQMEELAFGLKESGFHFLWVVRPSGEAELPSKFVEETSNSGQGLVVKWSPQLEVLSHAAVGCFFTHGGWNSTIEALSLGVPMIAMPQWTDQPTNSKLVEDVWKVGVRVKVYDHDHDEINDRGENVNGMVGREEFKRCIRKVMEDEDDGIEMKKNAKKWRELAIEAVSDGGTSDKNIQEFVSKLTTAA, from the exons atGGAAGGTGATAAAGGTTATAGAGCTCACGTGTTGGCAGTTCCTTATCCTGCTCAAGGTCACATAAACCCGTTGCTCCAATTCTGCAAGCGCGTTTCCTCTAAGGGCAAGGGCATCAAAGTGACTCTAGCCAACACCGTCTTCATCGCCAACTCGTTGCAGAGCACATCATCGGGCTCCGTCTACTTCGACACCATCTCCGATGGCTACGACGAAGGCGGCTTTGCTCAAGCTGGGAGCGTCGCCGACTATCTATCCCGGATGGAAGCCGTGGGATCCAAAACCCTAGCCGAGCTCATTAAAAAGCACCAAAACTCACCCCAACCTATAGATTGCATTGTTTACGATCCCTTTTTACCTTGGGCTTTGGAAGTAGCCAAACAATTTGGTATGCTTGCCTGTGCCTTTTTTACTCAAACATGCACGGTTAATTACACTTACTATCTCCAGCATCATGGGAAACTGACGATTTCTTCTGTTCCGGGGTTGCATGACGTGCTTGAGCCTCGAGATTTCCCGTCCTTCATTTCTGTCCCGGGCTCGTTTCCGGCTTACTTTGAGATGGTGTTGAACCAATTTTCTAACACCCACAAAGCTGATTTCATTTTTGCAAATACTTTCTACAAGTTAGAGCAAGAG GCGGTGGATTCCATGTCAAAAGATTGTCCAAATTTGTTGACAATAGGGCCAACAATTCCATCTTCTTACTTGGACAATAGCATCAAAGACGACAAGGATTACGGGGTCCATCTTTTCAAGTCCGACTCGACCTGCACAGACTGGCTCAACACCAAGCCAGCAGGCTCGGTTGTATACGTGGCATTTGGTAGCATGGCCAATCTAAGTGACAAGCAGATGGAGGAGCTTGCATTTGGGCTGAAGGAAAGCGGCTTCCACTTCTTGTGGGTGGTTAGGCCTTCGGGGGAGGCAGAGCTTCCCTCCAAGTTTGTCGAAGAGACAAGTAATAGCGGTCAAGGGTTAGTAGTAAAATGGAGCCCTCAGTTGGAGGTGCTGTCGCATGCGGCGGTGGGATGTTTTTTCACACACGGCGGGTGGAATTCGACGATCGAGGCATTAAGCTTGGGAGTGCCAATGATTGCAATGCCGCAGTGGACCGACCAGCCTACTAATTCCAAGCTAGTTGAGGATGTTTGGAAGGTTGGTGTTAGAGTGAAGGTTTATGATCATGATCATGATGAGATAAACGATCGCGGTGAGAATGTTAATGGGATGGTAGGAAGAGAAGAGTTTAAGCGTTGCATTAGGAAAGTGATGGAAGATGAGGACGATGGGattgaaatgaaaaagaatgCAAAGAAATGGAGGGAGTTGGCAATAGAGGCTGTGAGTGACGGTGGCACTTCGGACAAAAACATCCAAGAATTCGTGTCCAAATTGACAACCGCAGCCTAA
- the LOC103456343 gene encoding BTB/POZ and TAZ domain-containing protein 3-like isoform X1 has translation MASPTLDSPWPSSTSETFSGSFNISIEEENPDDILPVLEDPTSSMSCSHNIPKPPPVPSKAYTQNKHFKRLSQRCYVPDETLDTWDKLFKEAYGADVYICTEDGSCIPVHSSVLTVASPVLGKFLQQSKAKHGMRYIKIPGVPYEAVYTFIRFLYSSCYEKEEMKKFVLHLLVLSHSYSVLSLKRVCICILEQGWITKENVVDVLQLARNCDAPRLSLICVRMIVKDFKAISSTEGWKVMKRVNPALEQELLEFVVEADSRKEERLKKKEEKKVYLQLYEAMEALLHICRDGCRTIGPRDKVFKGSQVACGFPACKGLETLVRHFSSCKTRVPGGCGHCKRMWQLLELHSRICNDPESCKVPLCRHLKEKMQQQTKKDEAKWTLLVSKVVAARDTLGPISGRRSRFS, from the exons ATGGCTTCACCTACTCTTGACTCACCCTGGCCGTCCTCAACTAGCGAAACCTTTTCTGGATCTTTCAATATAAGTATAGAGGAAGAGAACCCAGACGACATTTTACCTGTTCTGGAAGACCCAACCTCTTCTATGTCCTGTAGCCATAATATCCCAAAACCACCTCCTGTCCCTAGTAAAGCATATACACAAAATAAACACTTCAAAAGGCTTTCACAGCGTTGCTATGTCCCAGATGAAACACTGGATACATGGGACAAGCTTTTTAAAGAAGCATATGGTGCTGATGTCTATATTTGCACAGAGGACGGATCGTGTATTCCAGTCCATTCTAGTGTTCTG ACTGTTGCATCACCGGTGCTCGGTAAATTCCTGCAGCAATCAAAAGCTAAACATGGTATGAGATACATTAAGATTCCTGGGGTACCGTATGAAGCAGTCTACACATTCATTCGTTTTCTTTACTCATCCTG CTATGAAAAGGAAGAGATGAAGAAATTTGTTCTCCATCTGTTGGTTTTGTCACACTCCTACTCAGTTCTATCATTGAAAagagtttgcatatgtattcttGAGCAGGGATGGATTACTAAAGAAAATGTTGTCGATGTGCTTCAATTGGCGAGGAACTGTGATGCACCGCGGCTATCCTTAATTTGTGTACGCATGATTGTGAAGGACTTTAAAGCCATATCATCAACCGAAGGCTGGAAAGTGATGAAGCGAGTTAATCCTGCACTTGAACAAGAGCTGCTAGAGTTCGTTGTTGAAGCAGATTCT AGGAAAGAAGAGAGgttgaagaaaaaggaagagaaaaaagtGTACTTGCAACTGTACGAGGCAATGGAAGCCCTCCTTCACATATGCAGGGATGGATGTAGGACTATAGGTCCCCGTGACAAGGTGTTTAAGGGAAGCCAAGTGGCCTGTGGTTTTCCTGCTTGCAAGGGGCTTGAGACCTTAGTTCGTCATTTCTCCAGCTGTAAAACCCGGGTTCCTGGTGGATGTGGTCACTGCAAACgcatgtggcagcttcttgaaCTGCATTCTCGTATTTGCAACGACCCTGAATCATGCAAGGTCCCTTTGTGTAG gcatttgaaggaaaaaatgcAGCAGCAGACCAAGAAAGACGAGGCTAAATGGACGCTGTTGGTGAGTAAAGTGGTAGCAGCAAGGGATACCCTGGGACCTATCTCAGGTCGGCGCTCACGTTTTTCATGA
- the LOC103456343 gene encoding BTB/POZ and TAZ domain-containing protein 3-like isoform X2, whose product MASPTLDSPWPSSTSETFSGSFNISIEEENPDDILPVLEDPTSSMSCSHNIPKPPPVPSKAYTQNKHFKRLSQRCYVPDETLDTWDKLFKEAYGADVYICTEDGSCIPVHSSVLQSKAKHGMRYIKIPGVPYEAVYTFIRFLYSSCYEKEEMKKFVLHLLVLSHSYSVLSLKRVCICILEQGWITKENVVDVLQLARNCDAPRLSLICVRMIVKDFKAISSTEGWKVMKRVNPALEQELLEFVVEADSRKEERLKKKEEKKVYLQLYEAMEALLHICRDGCRTIGPRDKVFKGSQVACGFPACKGLETLVRHFSSCKTRVPGGCGHCKRMWQLLELHSRICNDPESCKVPLCRHLKEKMQQQTKKDEAKWTLLVSKVVAARDTLGPISGRRSRFS is encoded by the exons ATGGCTTCACCTACTCTTGACTCACCCTGGCCGTCCTCAACTAGCGAAACCTTTTCTGGATCTTTCAATATAAGTATAGAGGAAGAGAACCCAGACGACATTTTACCTGTTCTGGAAGACCCAACCTCTTCTATGTCCTGTAGCCATAATATCCCAAAACCACCTCCTGTCCCTAGTAAAGCATATACACAAAATAAACACTTCAAAAGGCTTTCACAGCGTTGCTATGTCCCAGATGAAACACTGGATACATGGGACAAGCTTTTTAAAGAAGCATATGGTGCTGATGTCTATATTTGCACAGAGGACGGATCGTGTATTCCAGTCCATTCTAGTGTTCTG CAATCAAAAGCTAAACATGGTATGAGATACATTAAGATTCCTGGGGTACCGTATGAAGCAGTCTACACATTCATTCGTTTTCTTTACTCATCCTG CTATGAAAAGGAAGAGATGAAGAAATTTGTTCTCCATCTGTTGGTTTTGTCACACTCCTACTCAGTTCTATCATTGAAAagagtttgcatatgtattcttGAGCAGGGATGGATTACTAAAGAAAATGTTGTCGATGTGCTTCAATTGGCGAGGAACTGTGATGCACCGCGGCTATCCTTAATTTGTGTACGCATGATTGTGAAGGACTTTAAAGCCATATCATCAACCGAAGGCTGGAAAGTGATGAAGCGAGTTAATCCTGCACTTGAACAAGAGCTGCTAGAGTTCGTTGTTGAAGCAGATTCT AGGAAAGAAGAGAGgttgaagaaaaaggaagagaaaaaagtGTACTTGCAACTGTACGAGGCAATGGAAGCCCTCCTTCACATATGCAGGGATGGATGTAGGACTATAGGTCCCCGTGACAAGGTGTTTAAGGGAAGCCAAGTGGCCTGTGGTTTTCCTGCTTGCAAGGGGCTTGAGACCTTAGTTCGTCATTTCTCCAGCTGTAAAACCCGGGTTCCTGGTGGATGTGGTCACTGCAAACgcatgtggcagcttcttgaaCTGCATTCTCGTATTTGCAACGACCCTGAATCATGCAAGGTCCCTTTGTGTAG gcatttgaaggaaaaaatgcAGCAGCAGACCAAGAAAGACGAGGCTAAATGGACGCTGTTGGTGAGTAAAGTGGTAGCAGCAAGGGATACCCTGGGACCTATCTCAGGTCGGCGCTCACGTTTTTCATGA
- the LOC103456342 gene encoding sm-like protein LSM36B: MSGGGEKGTGTTKTPADFLKSIRGRPVVVKLNSGVDYRGILACLDGYMNIAMEQTEEYVNGQLKNKYGDAFIRGNNVLYISTTKRNVADGA, from the exons ATGAGTGGAGGTGGAGAGAAAGGGACAGGAACCACAAAAACTCCAGCAGATTTCCTCAAGTCAATTCGTGGGCGACCGGTTGTTGTAAAACTGAATTCTGGTGTTGACTATCGAG GTATCCTTGCGTGTCTGGACGGGTATATGAATATAGCAATGGAACAGACCGAAGAATATGTCAATGGGCAGTTGAAAAATAAGTATGGCGATGCTTTTATTCGTGGAAATAATG TTCTATACATTAGTACGACAAAGAGAAATGTAGCCGACGGGGCTTAA
- the LOC103400311 gene encoding acyl-coenzyme A thioesterase 2, chloroplastic-like — translation MTPLRKPLPHLLFTPNSKSSSFQSLASYFTLTPNPNPTISSPYPPESPTTHIPNPTFKIPPFGPIPPPFTQTRPFSAANSDPSQPMPVVSTDTSSYDSSQPIDAGSSIRKPISLWPGMYSSPVTNALWEARSEMYGDALSDAPPQSELVARTPAQSRTSILYKFSSDYKLREQYRNPWNGIRMGKLLEDLDALAGTIAFKHCCNDDGTRRPLLLVTASVDKMVMKKPILVDTDLNIGGAVVWVGKSSMEIQLEVTQSLQGSSYTSESAALVANFTFVARDSKSGKSAPVNQISPETQREKLLWEEADKRNKMRKKKRAEHKTDTENQDTDRLNALLAEGRVFCDMPALADRDSILIRDTCLQNSFICQPQQRNIHGRIFGGFLMRRAFEIAFSTTYAFAGVAPHFLEVDHVDFVRPVDVGNFLRLKSCVLYTELENPAEPLINVEVVAHVTQPELRSSEVSNKFYFTFSVPPEVMKDGIRIRNVVPATEEEAWRVIERMDAENSQFAAL, via the exons ATGACACCACTCAGAAAACCACTTCCCCACCTCCTCTTCACCCCCAATTCCAAATCTTCATCCTTCCAATCACTCGCCTCCTACTTCACTCTCACTCCAAATCCAAACCCAACAATTTCCTCACCATACCCACCTGAATCACCCACTACCCACATACCAAATCCCACCTTCAAAATCCCACCTTTCGGTCCTATTCCGCCGCCATTCACTCAAACCAGGCCCTTCTCAGCCGCAAATTCAGACCCTTCTCAGCCAATGCCGGTTGTTTCCACCGACACTTCATCCTACGACAGTTCGCAGCCCATCGATGCCGGATCTTCGATTCGAAAACCGATCAGTTTGTGGCCTGGAATGTACAGTTCGCCTGTCACAAATGCCCTGTGGGAAGCGAGATCGGAAATGTACGGGGATGCACTGAGTGACGCGCCTCCGCAGAGTGAATTGGTGGCAAGGACTCCGGCGCAGAGCAGGACCAGTATTCTGTACAAGTTTTCGTCTGATTATAAACTGAGAGAGCAGTACAGGAACCCCTGGAATGGGATTAGGATGGGGAAATTGCTTGAGGATCTCGATGCTCTTGCTGGAACCATTGCATTCAAG CACTGCTGCAATGACGATGGCACGAGAAGGCCTCTGCTATTGGTGACTGCTTCTGTTGACAAGATGGTTATGAAAAAACCTATCCTTGTCGACACGGATTTGAATATAGGCGGTGCTGTCGTATGGGTTGGGAAGTCATCCATGGAGATTCAGCTGGAAGTGACTCAATCTTTGCAGG GATCCTCCTACACATCAGAGTCTGCTGCTCTTGTTGCAAACTTCACATTTGTAGCCCGTGATTCTAAGTCTGGAAAATCAGCTCCGGTTAACCAGATATCGCCTGAGACTCAGAGAGAAAAATTGCTCTGGGAAGAAGCAGATAAGAGGAATAaaatgaggaaaaagaagagagcTGAACATAAAACAGATACTGAAAACCAGGACACAGACAGACTCAACGCCCTGTTAGCCGAAGGTCGAGTTTTCTGTGACATGCCAGCACTGGCAGACCGAGACAGCATTCTAATAAGGGATACTTGCCTCCAGAACTCCTTTATTTGCCAGCCACAGCAGAGGAACATCCATGGTCGGAtctttggaggatttttgaTGCGAAGAGCATTTGAAATTGCCTTCTCAACAACATATGCATTTGCTGGTGTAGCACCACACTTCCTGGAAGTTGATCATGTTGATTTTGTTAGACCT GTCGATGTAGGAAACTTTCTCCGGTTGAAGTCTTGTGTTCTCTATACAGAACTTGAGAACCCAGCTGAACCTCTAATAAATGTGGAAGTCGTTGCTCATGTTACACAGCCTGAGCTTAGGTCCAGTGAG GTATCAAACAAATTCTACTTCACATTCTCTGTCCCTCCTGAAGTCATGAAGGATGGGATCCGGATTCGGAATGTAGTTCCTGCTACGGAAGAGGAAGCATGGCGGGTGATTGAACGAATGGATGCTGAGAACTCCCAGTTTGCTGCATTGTGA
- the LOC103456344 gene encoding formin-like protein 1 yields the protein MPPLSLLMILLLTLLYFTTTATCYRHLLHQPFFPLESSPPTQPPFFSPQSHPTQIPKLPFSSSSSTPPLKPFFPSSSSHSPPPPPSPTSLTSFPANISSILLPKNSSSSSSSHRHVIAIAISVSVTAFILIASAAAFLYYRRRRQPNPTIPDDKASRNDSLRLFPPNTASSDAVHNHRSSTPNTSREFLYLGTLVSPRQGTDEENVANTSNAGLAFGVSSHSASPPYQRLGSPELKPLPPLPKHNFRRSFKNSQLGSDDDEEEFFSPRGSSASPKHGSGRITSPDRVFKAVDGVNIGSRSFNSRTASYPCSKSASPASSWSHTVSPALNLSPRSLKSKSPDLVINFSAPSRPPPIPVSSSPCFSSSSSRNSDLIGLKNHSPERNKSFVPVRLPPPPPPLPPPRFWEAPAGPSRNTGPPVLITPSRPAVPQNSGPILAGESSESNEMVEKNDETPTKPKLKPLHWDKVRASSDRAMVWDHLKSSSFQLNEEMIETLFMVNNSGLTPNDNVRRQILPSVNQENRVLDPKKSQNIAILLRALNVTIDEVCEALLEGNSDGLGTELLESLLKMAPTKEEERKLREFKDESPFKLGPAEKFLKAVLDIPFAFKRVDAMLYIANFDSEVDYLKRSFETVGAACEELRNSKMFLKLLEAVLKTGNRMNVGTNRGDAHAFKLDTLLKLVDVKGTDGKTTLLHFVVQEIIRAEGSRLSGMNQNQIAEESQQTSFRDDVEFRKLGLQVVSGLSGELTSVKKAATMDSDVLSNEVAKIAAGITKIAEVVKLIEGSASKESSKKFFESMSGFLNKAGVEIVRIQAQEKVAFSMVKDLTEYFHGNSVREEAHPFRIFTVVRDFLSILDQACKVVGKVNERTIVGSARQFPRVPNATLPPFFPELGAKQHYGSSDDETVLRHSA from the exons ATGCCACCTCTCAGTCTGCTGATGATCCTCTTGCTCACGTTGCTCTACTTCACCACCACCGCCACTTGTTACCGCCACCTCCTCCACCAGCCCTTTTTCCCCTTAGAGTCTTCCCCTCCAACCCAACCTCCATTCTTCTCTCCCCAGTCCCACCCAACCCAAATTCCCAAACTacccttctcttcctcctcctcaaccCCTCCCCTAAAACCTTTCtttccctcctcctcctctcactCCCCACCGCCCCCTCCCTCCCCTACTTCCCTCACCTCCTTCCCCGCCAACATTTCCTCTATCCTCTTACCCAAaaactcctcctcctcctcctcttcccaCCGCCACGTCATTGCCATCGCCATCTCTGTTTCTGTCACTGCCTTCATCCTCATCGCCTCCGCCGCCGCATTTCTGTACTACCGTCGACGCCGGCAGCCTAACCCTACCATACCCGACGATAAGGCCTCCAGAAACGACAGTCTCCGTCTGTTCCCGCCAAACACCGCCTCCTCCGACGCGGTTCACAATCATCGTAGTAGTACGCCCAATACCAGCAGAGAGTTCCTCTACCTCGGAACCTTAGTTAGTCCCCGACAAGGAACCGACGAGGAAAACGTTGCAAACACGAGCAATGCGGGCTTGGCGTTCGGGGTGTCGAGCCACTCTGCCTCGCCGCCGTATCAGAGACTGGGCTCGCCGGAGCTGAAGCCGCTTCCGCCACTTCCCAAGCACAATTTCAGACGGAGCTTCAAGAATTCCCAACTGGGTTCcgatgatgatgaagaggaGTTCTTTTCTCCCAGAGGGTCTTCCGCGAGTCCCAAACATGGTAGCGGAAGAATAACAAGCCCTGACAGAGTGTTTAAAGCCGTCGATGGCGTAAACATCGGAAGTAGAAGCTTCAATTCGAGAACTGCGTCATACCCATGTTCGAAATCTGCTTCCCCAGCAAGTTCTTGGTCTCACACGGTCTCGCCGGCGTTGAATTTGAGCCCCAGAAGCTTGAAATCGAAGTCGCCGGACTTAGTAATCAATTTCTCAGCTCCGTCGCGGCCTCCTCCGATACCAGTGTCATCGTCCCCATGCTTCTCTTCGTCGTCCTCAAGAAATTCTGACCTTATCGGGCTGAAGAACCACTCTCCAGAGAGAAATAAGAGTTTTGTTCCGGTAAGACTTCCACCTCCGCCTCCGCCACTGCCACCACCGAGGTTTTGGGAAGCCCCGGCGGGTCCAAGTCGCAACACAGGGCCACCGGTTCTTATCACTCCATCCCGGCCGGCTGTGCCTCAGAATTCGGGACCCATTTTGGCGGGTGAAAGTTCAGAGAGCAACGAGATGGTGGAAAAGAATGATGAGACTCCAACAAAGCCAAAGCTGAAACCTTTACATTGGGATAAAGTTAGGGCCAGCTCAGACCGCGCCATGGTGTGGGATCACTTGAAATCCAGCTCTTTTCa GTTGAATGAGGAGATGATTGAGACATTGTTTATGGTAAACAATTCGGGTTTGACACCGAATGACAATGTCCGGCGACAGATTCTTCCTTCTGTGAATCAGGAGAACCGTGTGCTTGATCCGAAGAAGTCTCAGAACATTGCAATTTTGTTGAGGGCGCTTAATGTTACCATTGATGAAGTCTGTGAAGCGCTTTTGGAAG GTAATTCAGATGGACTTGGGACAGAACTTCTTGAAAGTCTATTAAAGATGGCTCCAACCAAAGAGGAAGAACGGAAACTAAGAGAGTTCAAAGATGAATCACCTTTTAAGCTTGGCCCAGCTGAGAAATTTCTGAAGGCGGTGCTCGATATACCTTTCGCGTTTAAGAGGGTGGATGCAATGCTCTACATTGCCAATTTTGATTCAGAAGTAGATTATCTGAAAAGGTCTTTCGAGACTGTGGGG GCAGCTTGCGAAGAATTAAGGAACAGCAAAATGTTCCTGAAGCTTCTTGAAGCGGTGCTCAAAACTGGGAACCGGATGAATGTTGGCACTAACCGTGGCGATGCCCATGCCTTCAAGCTAGACACACTTCTCAAGCTTGTAGATGTGAAGGGAACAGATGGGAAAACTACTCTCTTACATTTTGTTGTGCAGGAAATCATCAGAGCTGAAGGTTCTCGTCTCTCAGGCATGAATCAGAATCAAATAGCTGAGGAAAGCCAACAAACTTCCTTCCGGGATGATGTCGAGTTTAGGAAGCTTGGCCTGCAAGTTGTTTCAGGATTGAGTGGGGAGCTCACCAGTGTAAAGAAGGCTGCTACGATGGATTCAGATGTACTTAGCAATGAAGTTGCAAAAATTGCTGCTGGAATTACGAAAATAGCAGAAGTTGTAAAATTGATCGAAGGCAGTGCATCGAAGGAGAGTAGCAAAAAGTTCTTCGAGTCCATGAGCGGGTTCTTGAACAAGGCAGGGGTAGAAATTGTAAGGATTCAAGCTCAAGAGAAAGTTGCATTCTCTATGGTAAAGGACTTAACAGAATATTTCCATGGGAACTCGGTAAGGGAAGAAGCTCATCCCTTCCGAattttcacggtggtgagagaTTTTCTTTCTATTCTAGATCAGGCGTGCAAGGTGGTCGGAAAAGTTAATGAAAGAACTATAGTTGGGTCAGCCCGTCAATTCCCCAGGGTTCCGAATGCAACCCTTCCACCGTTTTTTCCAGAGCTCGGTGCAAAGCAGCATTATGGTTCCTCGGATGATGAAACCGTGCTTCGACATAGTGCTTGA